The following coding sequences lie in one Halomonas sp. 'Soap Lake #6' genomic window:
- a CDS encoding methyltransferase — translation MNHADDLLPHALQPYWDLALASVQAEALQLALQEGLFERLASPCTPETLARVQDWQPETTRHWLALLWSMRLLDRNRDAAGEWHYASTELARQYLATSSALYCGEAWRFRLASLRDFGAGLAQGLHKQGLHEQGLHKQDVHKQSRSTPLASGERWALAARGHLAREQVAVTAPAACELVSRRLAHKAPWRLLDLGGGPGLIAVTLAKMFPQMSGVVFELPEAAEVAAQNIVEAGLASRLEAQGGDLVTDTLGTGFDLIWCSSVLHFVPDLSACLAKLHAALRPGGELLCVHAEIPDEPEAARRMLSYYLPLLWQGRRVTQAGELREALLAQGFEVCEERPITLPMAPATALVARRRGN, via the coding sequence ATGAATCATGCAGACGATTTACTTCCCCATGCGCTGCAACCCTATTGGGATCTGGCGCTGGCCTCAGTACAGGCCGAGGCCCTGCAACTAGCACTGCAGGAGGGGCTCTTCGAACGCTTGGCATCGCCTTGCACGCCTGAGACCCTGGCACGAGTGCAAGATTGGCAGCCTGAAACGACTCGCCATTGGTTGGCGCTGCTGTGGAGCATGCGCCTGCTCGACCGAAACCGCGATGCCGCAGGCGAGTGGCACTATGCTAGCACTGAACTAGCACGGCAATATCTGGCGACCTCTTCGGCATTGTACTGTGGGGAGGCCTGGCGCTTTCGGCTTGCCTCGCTACGTGACTTTGGCGCAGGGCTGGCCCAAGGCTTACATAAGCAGGGCTTACATGAACAGGGCTTACATAAACAGGACGTACATAAACAGAGCAGATCAACGCCACTTGCCAGCGGTGAGCGCTGGGCATTAGCGGCACGTGGTCATCTGGCGCGGGAGCAGGTCGCGGTAACAGCGCCAGCTGCCTGTGAACTGGTATCACGCCGGTTAGCGCATAAAGCGCCCTGGCGGCTGCTGGATCTTGGCGGTGGCCCGGGGCTCATAGCAGTGACCCTGGCTAAGATGTTTCCGCAGATGAGTGGTGTCGTTTTCGAACTGCCCGAAGCCGCCGAGGTGGCTGCTCAGAATATCGTTGAGGCTGGCCTGGCATCGCGACTCGAAGCGCAGGGTGGCGACCTGGTAACAGATACCCTTGGTACAGGGTTTGACCTGATCTGGTGCTCCTCAGTACTGCACTTCGTGCCGGATCTCTCCGCCTGCCTAGCCAAACTGCATGCCGCGCTGCGGCCCGGTGGCGAGCTGCTTTGCGTTCACGCTGAAATTCCTGACGAGCCCGAGGCGGCACGCCGCATGCTCTCCTATTATTTGCCGCTACTGTGGCAGGGGCGTCGAGTGACCCAGGCCGGAGAGTTGCGCGAAGCACTGCTGGCCCAGGGCTTCGAGGTGTGTGAGGAGCGCCCGATTACTCTGCCCATGGCCCCCGCCACCGCCCTGGTGGCGCGCAGGAGGGGGAACTGA
- a CDS encoding MFS transporter yields MRSVMAKQLAFGWLNFVLALPSIYLLLGMPLVLREQGWSGTQIGLLQLAGLPAILKLVMAVPVERCHLGGGGYRAWAGLLGGVLGLTLLGLAYDLPMTQPLRFYAWVLLISLLATWADVPINALAIRCLPAEERLRAGSIRSAALFLAAVVGGGLLLVLHQRAGGAAPFVLMALLLVVGGILLCGMVVTAEAASESHTSAEPDFSPPHQSGVLNFFRQPAAGIWVALLMLLFPFVGAGWIYLKPLLLDLGMPAEHVAWWVGVGGGVMGALASLAGQRLAMGIGIGRAVPLFAGLGALALATLGLVSHMAAGQSLWLVGAGLIACAMGALSGLMFGLMMHFARPGNRALDYGLQASLFTLSRLAVPVLAGIVLDRLGYSGMFIMLALCMAAVVVLALLVSRGLQRAVLNG; encoded by the coding sequence ATGCGCTCTGTGATGGCCAAGCAACTGGCGTTCGGTTGGCTAAACTTCGTTCTGGCGTTGCCCAGCATCTATCTATTGCTAGGGATGCCGCTGGTACTGCGCGAGCAGGGGTGGAGCGGCACACAAATTGGTTTGTTACAGTTGGCGGGGCTGCCCGCGATTCTCAAGTTGGTGATGGCGGTTCCTGTGGAGCGTTGCCACCTTGGCGGTGGTGGCTATCGCGCTTGGGCAGGCCTGCTTGGTGGCGTATTGGGCCTGACGCTGCTGGGGTTGGCGTACGATTTGCCCATGACGCAACCGCTGCGCTTCTATGCCTGGGTGCTGCTGATCAGCTTGCTGGCGACCTGGGCCGATGTGCCTATCAATGCGCTGGCGATTCGTTGCCTGCCCGCTGAGGAGCGGCTGCGCGCTGGTAGCATTCGTTCGGCAGCCCTGTTTCTGGCCGCCGTGGTGGGCGGTGGCCTGCTGCTGGTGCTGCACCAACGAGCGGGTGGGGCGGCTCCCTTTGTGCTGATGGCACTGCTGCTCGTGGTGGGCGGCATTCTCCTATGCGGCATGGTGGTGACAGCAGAGGCAGCAAGTGAGTCTCATACCTCTGCAGAGCCGGACTTTTCGCCGCCTCATCAGAGTGGGGTGCTGAACTTTTTTCGTCAGCCTGCTGCTGGTATCTGGGTGGCATTGTTGATGCTGCTCTTCCCCTTTGTCGGAGCCGGTTGGATCTATCTCAAACCACTGCTGCTTGACCTTGGTATGCCAGCGGAGCACGTGGCATGGTGGGTAGGGGTGGGTGGCGGCGTGATGGGGGCTCTGGCTAGCCTGGCGGGTCAACGCCTGGCAATGGGTATCGGCATTGGCCGGGCAGTACCGCTGTTCGCAGGCTTGGGAGCACTGGCTTTGGCGACCCTGGGGCTGGTGAGCCACATGGCGGCCGGGCAGTCGCTTTGGTTGGTAGGAGCGGGTCTGATAGCTTGCGCCATGGGAGCACTATCGGGGTTGATGTTCGGGCTGATGATGCACTTTGCCAGACCGGGGAACCGGGCGTTGGATTACGGCCTACAGGCGAGCCTGTTCACCCTTTCGCGCCTGGCGGTGCCCGTGCTAGCAGGTATTGTGCTCGACCGGCTGGGTTATTCGGGCATGTTCATCATGCTGGCACTATGCATGGCGGCGGTAGTGGTGCTGGCGCTGCTGGTCAGCCGAGGGCTGCAGCGGGCTGTGTTGAATGGGTGA
- a CDS encoding FecCD family ABC transporter permease translates to MFQEHTTAHSGVSQRMPLRIPLALLGVVLALLVLASLFIGAVSLSPRLVLDGLFSGQASSLEGTLVWQHRLPRALLAILVGLQLATAGLILQAVFRNPLADPSIVGISSGAGLAVITVLLLADLATVDVLIGDATPTMMSWLPAAALFGGLLAASLVLGLSWRTQLRPIHLVLNGIAVGSVLNALVMWVIVTWGGARTEIALIWLAGSLYGRDFQHLYMLWPWSLAGLLGTLALLKPLALLRFDDSVVISLGLRPMFWRAAAIAVAVLLAASAVAVTGPVGFVGLVTPHLARLLVGSKPHRLWIGSMLLGSMLMLCADLIGRTLISPLEIPVGALTTLLGIPIFLLLLHRQARGRF, encoded by the coding sequence ATGTTCCAAGAACATACAACAGCTCACAGCGGCGTGAGCCAACGCATGCCATTGCGCATCCCCCTTGCACTGCTCGGGGTCGTCTTGGCACTGCTGGTGCTGGCTTCTCTGTTTATTGGGGCCGTATCGCTGTCGCCACGACTGGTCCTCGATGGCCTATTCTCAGGACAGGCGTCGTCACTGGAAGGCACGCTGGTATGGCAACACCGCTTGCCACGCGCACTACTCGCCATCCTGGTCGGCCTGCAGCTCGCCACCGCAGGTTTGATCTTGCAAGCGGTGTTCCGTAATCCATTGGCCGACCCGAGTATTGTCGGCATCTCCAGCGGTGCTGGACTCGCAGTCATCACCGTTCTGCTGCTTGCCGACCTTGCCACGGTGGATGTGCTGATCGGCGATGCTACTCCCACAATGATGAGCTGGTTGCCAGCAGCGGCACTGTTCGGTGGGTTGCTGGCAGCAAGTTTGGTGCTGGGCCTATCCTGGCGGACACAGCTGCGTCCCATCCATCTGGTGCTCAACGGGATTGCCGTGGGCTCTGTGCTGAACGCGCTAGTGATGTGGGTCATCGTCACCTGGGGTGGCGCACGAACCGAAATCGCTTTGATATGGCTGGCTGGCAGCCTATACGGGCGCGACTTTCAGCATCTGTACATGCTTTGGCCCTGGAGCCTAGCGGGGTTACTCGGCACCCTGGCCTTGCTGAAACCGCTTGCCCTGCTGCGTTTTGATGACAGCGTGGTGATCAGCCTGGGGCTTCGCCCTATGTTCTGGCGTGCTGCCGCCATTGCTGTTGCGGTTCTGCTCGCCGCCAGTGCAGTGGCGGTTACTGGCCCGGTCGGTTTCGTTGGGCTGGTCACCCCACACCTCGCCCGGCTACTGGTGGGCTCAAAACCGCATCGGTTATGGATCGGCAGCATGTTGCTCGGCAGTATGCTGATGCTGTGCGCTGACCTCATTGGCCGCACTTTGATCAGCCCATTAGAGATTCCCGTGGGTGCATTGACGACCTTGCTTGGCATACCCATATTCCTGCTGCTCTTGCACCGACAAGCGAGGGGTAGGTTTTGA
- a CDS encoding FecCD family ABC transporter permease, protein MDNLLLQKRTWALPIRALWLALACLFVLSLTTAGALALGEFGIPLPVLLEALMRDDGSDAAFVIRELRMPRLLTGMLAGGALGLAGAIVQSITRNPLGEPGLLGVTSGAAFAMALCMTYFTLPTPTMLLLSTVGGITAALLTLSISLGARLNPLYLTLTGMSVNLFFAAAIIVLLICANVEANGIYYWLTGSLINRTWEHVHLLWPWVIPALLLGIIFAGKLDLLRLDDEVLVALGMRVTPWRLLFGVVAVLLAAATVAATGPITFIGLVAPHLVRFTLGANGVRHRHLLPLSALVGASLVCAADLIAKWHEVPVGILCVLLGGPVLVYLISRQEG, encoded by the coding sequence ATGGATAATCTCCTGCTCCAGAAGCGAACGTGGGCGCTGCCGATTCGTGCACTCTGGCTTGCGTTGGCTTGCCTGTTCGTCCTCAGCCTAACAACGGCAGGAGCGCTTGCGCTGGGCGAGTTCGGTATTCCGCTCCCAGTCCTGCTCGAAGCGCTGATGCGTGATGATGGATCCGATGCGGCATTCGTGATTCGTGAACTGCGTATGCCCAGGTTGCTGACCGGGATGCTGGCAGGTGGTGCGCTGGGTTTAGCGGGCGCCATCGTGCAATCAATCACCCGCAACCCGTTGGGTGAACCTGGATTACTAGGGGTCACGTCTGGGGCGGCATTCGCGATGGCGCTGTGCATGACCTACTTCACGCTACCGACCCCGACCATGCTGCTACTGAGCACAGTGGGTGGAATAACAGCAGCGCTACTGACACTCTCCATCAGCCTGGGGGCACGCCTGAATCCGCTGTACCTGACGCTGACCGGAATGAGCGTCAATCTGTTCTTCGCCGCCGCCATCATCGTGCTGCTGATCTGCGCCAATGTGGAGGCCAACGGCATCTACTACTGGTTAACGGGCAGCCTAATCAACCGAACCTGGGAGCACGTACATCTACTGTGGCCTTGGGTGATACCTGCCCTACTATTGGGGATCATCTTTGCTGGCAAGCTGGATCTACTGCGTTTGGACGACGAAGTTCTCGTCGCTCTCGGCATGCGCGTCACGCCTTGGCGACTGCTGTTCGGTGTCGTTGCCGTACTGCTGGCGGCAGCTACAGTGGCGGCAACGGGCCCAATCACCTTCATTGGCTTGGTCGCCCCCCACTTGGTTCGCTTCACCCTGGGCGCCAATGGAGTTCGCCATCGCCACCTACTCCCGCTGTCCGCCCTGGTCGGCGCAAGCCTGGTATGCGCTGCTGACCTTATCGCCAAGTGGCATGAGGTTCCCGTCGGGATTCTCTGCGTACTGCTGGGCGGACCGGTACTGGTTTACCTGATCAGTCGGCAGGAGGGCTAG
- a CDS encoding ABC transporter substrate-binding protein, producing the protein MQRLRSLLIAIPVMTVLNTGGVLAHDFPLTIVDDRNKSVEIAQLPRTVASISSFGADVLVSLGRQVDGLSILGGQQSDFLGGAAVDAVNLGEVHQTNLEVLAQLSPDLTIGLRTYTEPFEQKIEEAGAFLAFDLITLEDSLRGVERATLALGAESQGSELNERFLNDLESHIERAPGGISAVFLWHWGDVPYAFYSHHLTGHIMTRLGATNIQGNPPRGMAPADSSAISMETLLRLNPDVILSFKADDGPFVSHPAWPRLKAVRNNRAWRVGDQYVMPHGPLARQMVLKEMAYLLYPEHFPAPKDIPEPAQARAMDFER; encoded by the coding sequence ATGCAACGTCTACGCTCACTCCTTATCGCAATTCCCGTTATGACCGTTCTGAATACAGGGGGCGTTCTCGCCCATGATTTCCCCCTAACCATCGTCGATGACCGGAATAAGAGCGTTGAGATCGCTCAACTACCGCGCACCGTCGCCTCTATTTCCAGTTTCGGTGCGGACGTACTGGTATCGTTAGGCAGGCAAGTCGATGGTCTGTCGATACTGGGTGGCCAGCAGTCTGACTTTCTCGGCGGCGCAGCAGTGGACGCTGTGAATCTTGGGGAGGTTCACCAAACCAATCTAGAAGTTCTGGCTCAGTTATCCCCGGACCTAACTATCGGGCTACGCACCTACACGGAGCCTTTCGAACAGAAAATTGAGGAAGCCGGTGCCTTTCTGGCGTTTGACCTGATCACCCTGGAAGACTCTCTACGTGGTGTCGAACGCGCCACCCTGGCGCTCGGCGCCGAAAGCCAGGGTAGCGAGTTAAACGAGCGCTTCCTGAACGACCTGGAGAGCCATATCGAGCGTGCACCGGGTGGCATCAGCGCCGTATTTCTCTGGCACTGGGGAGATGTTCCTTATGCTTTCTACAGTCATCACCTAACCGGGCACATCATGACCCGGCTTGGCGCAACCAATATCCAGGGCAATCCGCCGCGAGGCATGGCGCCAGCGGATTCTTCCGCGATCAGCATGGAAACGCTGCTGCGCCTGAACCCGGATGTGATCCTGTCGTTCAAGGCGGACGATGGCCCCTTCGTCAGCCACCCCGCCTGGCCCCGTTTAAAGGCAGTACGCAATAACCGGGCCTGGCGAGTGGGTGACCAGTACGTCATGCCCCACGGCCCGCTGGCCAGGCAGATGGTTCTTAAGGAGATGGCCTACCTGCTCTACCCAGAGCACTTCCCTGCTCCCAAGGATATCCCCGAGCCTGCCCAGGCCCGGGCTATGGACTTCGAGCGCTAA
- a CDS encoding ABC transporter ATP-binding protein: MRNLRANTSAPRLLYELTASHRLVMVVALLITLLAVLAELLPFWLLYQAISTLVLTPHQFVETLPSLTVWLAAALLLKYLFYGTAYLISHHVAYAIMATARNTLVAKLVTAPLPWLHEQGSGALKQSVIQDVERLEGFLAHYTIEITAAILAPLCVTALLFWLDWRLALAVLAIGPVALFAAMLGMRGVGNDHDQFSLAIANLNNVVVEYLRNMPVLKVFCRSASHFQLLQSRLQAYYQLTAAITRRTVPVWSLFTSVLGAHMLLVLPLGAWLCAGGEASPADVALALMLGAAIFKPLLKVSRFFMEIPPVLAGLRRMVPILALPVPPSVASRSVMFSDPPLVELRDVDMQYGGRPVLAGVSLCLRPGSLNVLVGPSGAGKSTITHIMAGLLVPRAGGVFINGRPMSQLTDSDRVRLVGMATQEVFLFSGTIRENLCLARPDASEAELDKALRVAQAEALVCGLPEGLDTQVEELGTRLSGGEGQRIALARVLLADTPILLLDEATAYADSLTQRAFFRDLRQAYPGKTFVIVAHRLAGIECSDQILVIEQGRLTASGSHAQLMQRSGYYPSMMRCEASCSSWTLTSERGDLTTSQG; encoded by the coding sequence ATGAGAAATTTAAGAGCCAATACCAGTGCACCGCGCCTGCTTTACGAACTCACAGCTAGCCATCGTCTGGTGATGGTAGTGGCGCTGCTAATAACACTCCTGGCGGTACTGGCCGAATTGCTGCCGTTCTGGTTGCTCTACCAGGCAATTAGCACTCTTGTGCTAACGCCACACCAGTTTGTGGAGACATTGCCGTCCTTAACGGTTTGGCTGGCGGCGGCGCTGCTGCTTAAGTATCTGTTCTACGGCACGGCTTACTTGATTAGCCATCATGTCGCCTACGCGATTATGGCAACTGCCCGCAATACCTTGGTCGCCAAGCTGGTAACAGCCCCTTTACCCTGGTTGCATGAGCAAGGTAGCGGTGCTTTGAAGCAGTCGGTCATTCAGGATGTGGAGCGACTTGAAGGTTTTCTTGCCCACTACACGATCGAGATCACCGCCGCAATCCTTGCGCCGCTTTGTGTTACTGCACTGCTGTTCTGGTTGGACTGGCGGCTGGCACTCGCAGTGCTGGCCATCGGACCAGTGGCGCTATTCGCCGCTATGTTGGGTATGCGTGGGGTTGGCAATGACCATGACCAATTCAGCTTAGCCATCGCCAACCTCAATAACGTGGTGGTGGAATATCTGCGCAATATGCCGGTACTGAAAGTATTTTGCCGATCCGCATCACATTTCCAACTGTTGCAGTCTCGGTTGCAGGCGTACTACCAACTGACGGCGGCCATCACCAGACGCACGGTGCCTGTTTGGTCACTGTTTACCAGCGTGCTGGGGGCTCACATGTTGCTGGTGCTGCCGCTGGGGGCATGGCTGTGTGCCGGGGGAGAAGCGAGCCCGGCGGATGTGGCGCTGGCCCTGATGCTGGGCGCAGCTATTTTCAAACCGTTACTCAAGGTAAGCCGCTTCTTTATGGAGATTCCGCCGGTGCTGGCTGGGCTGCGGCGTATGGTGCCTATCCTGGCGTTACCGGTGCCCCCATCTGTGGCGAGCCGCTCAGTAATGTTCAGCGATCCGCCCTTGGTCGAGCTGAGGGACGTTGACATGCAATACGGTGGCCGTCCGGTGTTGGCGGGTGTGAGCCTTTGCCTACGGCCTGGATCACTCAATGTGCTGGTGGGGCCTTCGGGCGCAGGGAAATCCACCATCACACACATCATGGCCGGACTGCTGGTGCCACGTGCCGGAGGTGTATTCATCAACGGTAGGCCGATGAGCCAATTGACGGATAGCGACCGGGTGCGCCTGGTGGGAATGGCCACACAGGAGGTGTTCCTGTTCAGTGGCACCATCCGCGAGAACCTATGTCTGGCCAGGCCGGATGCCAGTGAGGCTGAGCTAGACAAGGCGCTGCGAGTTGCCCAGGCCGAGGCGCTGGTGTGTGGATTGCCTGAGGGGCTCGATACCCAGGTCGAAGAACTCGGTACGCGCCTCTCCGGGGGTGAAGGCCAGCGCATCGCGCTGGCAAGGGTGCTACTCGCTGATACGCCGATCCTGCTGCTTGACGAAGCGACGGCGTATGCCGATAGCCTGACCCAGCGCGCGTTTTTTCGGGATCTGCGACAGGCGTATCCCGGCAAGACCTTCGTGATCGTCGCGCATCGTCTTGCCGGCATTGAGTGCTCCGACCAGATTCTGGTGATCGAGCAGGGGCGATTGACCGCTAGCGGCAGTCATGCCCAGTTGATGCAGCGTAGCGGCTACTATCCGTCGATGATGCGTTGTGAAGCATCGTGCTCCAGCTGGACGCTGACCTCGGAGCGCGGCGATCTAACAACGTCACAAGGATAG
- a CDS encoding ABC transporter ATP-binding protein, which yields MANVNVWASLRRILARSGTPARPLLLGLLLRVLERCCELMPYLLCYLWLCTILEVPRPGFGWAADPGWLALALVASFVLQWLLAYGGQKRCFLESYRIIAGYRERLIERMRNVPIGELRSHRVGQLADVLTDDINRVESIFAHVLADFVAALGLSLVALLVLASIEWRLAFALSVLVPLAALALVVSRRLFERAGLRKHALYRQTSGLLVEFIGGLTTLRLFHRADAWAQRLTAAFADLRRMSLSIEKWGGGPVMLFRFLVECGLLVLLLVGTLSVLGGEIPPVSWIAFFLLAYKFLGPLLEAAEYLVMLRHACQSEVKLEEAWALKPLAEPLTAKTPGHFAVSFDAVSFSHGGEARLRDINIEVPERSVTAIVGPSGAGKSTLLHLLGRFHDPDQGAVRMGGVDLREMGSEQLYEKVSAVFQQVQIFDGTIIENLRAGREDASDEDVRQACVAADCADFIERLPEGYLTRVGESGFALSGGERQRLSIARALLKDAPVLLLDEVTAAVDPQSQMAIHRALNTLARDCTLIMAAHRLSTVRNADQIIVLDRGCIVESGKHDALLRCNGLYAAMWAAQASDDLVPAS from the coding sequence ATGGCAAACGTGAATGTCTGGGCCAGCTTGCGGCGCATTCTTGCCCGTAGCGGCACCCCTGCGCGACCGTTACTGTTGGGATTGCTGCTGAGGGTGCTTGAACGCTGCTGTGAACTGATGCCTTATCTGCTCTGTTACCTGTGGCTGTGTACCATCCTGGAGGTTCCACGCCCCGGCTTTGGTTGGGCGGCAGATCCAGGCTGGCTGGCGCTGGCCCTGGTCGCCAGCTTTGTATTGCAGTGGCTGTTGGCTTATGGCGGCCAGAAACGCTGCTTTCTGGAAAGCTACCGCATCATTGCAGGTTACCGGGAACGGTTGATCGAACGGATGCGCAACGTCCCCATTGGTGAGCTGCGCAGTCACCGCGTTGGCCAGCTGGCCGATGTGTTGACGGATGACATTAACCGTGTGGAATCGATCTTCGCTCATGTTTTGGCAGACTTCGTCGCCGCACTGGGATTATCGCTGGTGGCACTGCTTGTGCTGGCTAGTATTGAGTGGCGCTTGGCGTTCGCCCTAAGTGTTCTGGTACCCCTGGCTGCGCTGGCCCTGGTGGTCAGTCGCCGTCTGTTCGAGCGTGCGGGGCTACGCAAACACGCACTCTACCGGCAGACATCCGGTCTGCTGGTGGAGTTCATCGGTGGGCTTACGACACTGCGCCTGTTCCATCGAGCTGATGCCTGGGCGCAGCGCTTGACGGCGGCCTTTGCCGACCTGCGCCGAATGAGCCTGAGCATTGAAAAATGGGGTGGTGGCCCAGTGATGCTGTTTCGCTTCCTCGTCGAGTGCGGTCTGCTTGTGCTACTGCTGGTCGGCACCTTGAGTGTGTTGGGTGGCGAGATTCCCCCTGTGAGCTGGATCGCCTTCTTCCTGCTGGCTTACAAGTTTCTTGGGCCGCTACTGGAAGCGGCCGAATATCTGGTCATGTTGCGCCATGCCTGCCAAAGCGAAGTCAAGCTAGAGGAGGCGTGGGCACTGAAGCCACTCGCCGAGCCGCTTACCGCGAAGACGCCGGGGCACTTTGCGGTGAGCTTCGACGCGGTGTCGTTCTCCCATGGGGGGGAGGCCCGGTTACGTGACATCAACATTGAGGTGCCAGAGCGGAGTGTCACGGCCATCGTCGGCCCCTCCGGTGCGGGCAAGAGCACGTTGTTGCATCTGCTGGGGCGTTTTCATGACCCTGACCAAGGGGCTGTACGTATGGGCGGTGTCGACCTGCGTGAGATGGGCTCGGAACAGCTGTATGAAAAGGTTAGTGCGGTGTTTCAACAGGTCCAGATCTTTGACGGCACCATCATCGAGAACCTGAGGGCTGGGCGGGAGGATGCTAGCGATGAAGACGTACGGCAAGCGTGTGTTGCCGCTGACTGTGCCGACTTTATTGAGCGGTTGCCGGAGGGTTATCTAACCAGAGTGGGAGAATCAGGTTTTGCACTTTCTGGTGGAGAACGCCAGCGTCTTTCGATTGCCCGGGCCCTGCTCAAGGACGCACCAGTGCTGTTGCTGGATGAGGTCACTGCCGCCGTGGACCCACAGTCCCAGATGGCGATCCATCGAGCCCTTAACACTCTAGCCAGGGATTGCACCCTGATCATGGCGGCGCACCGGCTGAGCACGGTGCGCAATGCTGATCAGATCATTGTCCTGGACCGGGGCTGCATCGTCGAGTCCGGCAAGCATGATGCGTTGCTGCGCTGCAACGGCCTGTATGCCGCTATGTGGGCAGCCCAGGCATCCGACGATCTGGTTCCAGCATCCTGA